ATGGCGTGGCGGTGGTGGTGTTCCTGGTGCTGCTGGGGTTCGCCGGTCATGGCCATGGCGAAGGCGATGTGAGCGTTAGCGCCGTGTTGACTCTGTTTGCGCAGGAAGCCATCGGCGGTGCGGTCTTCGGGTTGGTGGTTGGCTACATCGTTTACAAGATGCTGGAAAGCATCGATAACTATCAGGTGGAGCTATTGCTGACCCTTGCGTTGGTATTGGGCGGTTATGCGCTGGCGATGAAACTGCACATTTCCGGCCCTATCGCCATCGTGGTCGCCGGGCTGCTGATCGGCAATAGTGGGCGTCGTTTCGCCATGTCCGACAAGACCCGTCAGAACCTCGACACTTTCTGGGAACTGGTGGATGAAGTGCTCAATGCCATCCTGTTCGTGCTGATTGGGCTGGAAATGCTGGTGCTGGCCTATAACCCGGAATACCTGTGGGCGGGGCTGATCATGGTTCCGGTGACGCTGCTGGCACGTTTCATCTCGGTTGGTGTGCCGATTTCCCTGATGAAAAAACGTCGTGCCTTCACGCCGCGCACGATTCGGATTCTTACTTGGGGTGGGTTGCGTGGCGGGATTTCGATTGCGCTGGCTCTGTCCTTGCCTGCCGGGGTTGAACGTGAGGCCATCCTAGTGATTACCTATATCGTGGTGGTGTTCTCAATCCTGGTGCAAGGGTTGACCGTTGGCAAGCTGGTGGTGCGATAAGGCAGCTGAAGTGGCTTGATTCATGCGTGAACGTTGGCTGATTTTGCATGAAAACTGTCTGATCTGTGCTATCGCCTGATGGCGTAAAAGCCAGAAAATTTGCTTCAGAAATGACACCCCTAACCACCAAAACGGAGGGAATT
The sequence above is drawn from the Thiothrix nivea DSM 5205 genome and encodes:
- a CDS encoding cation:proton antiporter — protein: MNFTDVLALLISLAALFSYLNAKLIKLPTTIGLLLISLLMSVAIIASGKLGLGLEDSARHLLASIDFNQTLMHGMLSALLFAGALHVHLDELAKQKWVVAILASLGVITSTFMVGFAAYYLFALLGLQIPLIYCLLFGALISPTDPIAVIGILKTVGAPKALETKIAGESLFNDGVAVVVFLVLLGFAGHGHGEGDVSVSAVLTLFAQEAIGGAVFGLVVGYIVYKMLESIDNYQVELLLTLALVLGGYALAMKLHISGPIAIVVAGLLIGNSGRRFAMSDKTRQNLDTFWELVDEVLNAILFVLIGLEMLVLAYNPEYLWAGLIMVPVTLLARFISVGVPISLMKKRRAFTPRTIRILTWGGLRGGISIALALSLPAGVEREAILVITYIVVVFSILVQGLTVGKLVVR